In Caldisphaera lagunensis DSM 15908, a single genomic region encodes these proteins:
- a CDS encoding translation initiation factor IF-2 subunit beta, with amino-acid sequence MQDDKLLQDYDKLLERVYKKIPPKSGTSDLQLPEPQLIRVGTQSIIKNFRDISQKLKRDPTLVSRYLLKELASAGSYEEVSGQLVLNVKVSRKVIEQLLDIFIKSYVKCPTCGSIDTRIEHRGKIWILRCEACGAEQPIKAF; translated from the coding sequence ATGCAAGATGATAAATTATTGCAAGATTATGATAAATTATTAGAAAGGGTCTACAAAAAAATACCTCCAAAAAGCGGTACATCTGATTTACAATTACCAGAACCGCAATTAATAAGAGTTGGAACACAAAGCATAATAAAGAATTTTAGAGACATCTCGCAAAAATTGAAGAGAGATCCTACATTAGTTTCTAGATATTTGTTAAAAGAATTAGCTTCAGCTGGTTCTTATGAAGAAGTATCAGGTCAATTAGTTTTAAACGTTAAGGTTTCTAGAAAAGTTATAGAACAGTTATTAGATATTTTCATAAAATCCTATGTAAAATGTCCAACTTGTGGAAGTATTGATACCAGAATTGAGCATCGTGGCAAAATATGGATTTTAAGATGTGAAGCTTGCGGTGCAGAACAGCCAATAAAGGCTTTTTAA
- a CDS encoding MBL fold metallo-hydrolase has product MDDVVIEKSGAILLGKNFTIDGYSNRSIRVVTHAHEDHMKGLRRSIKDSIFIVATPITHEFLNILGYHIPNEKIIKLDYDKTIDIMDEKITLKKSRHIAGSAQVVVETNNAIVGYTGDFKLPGTEPLKDLDTLVVDATYGNLKYQRGWADWDALAALMNLINEYSNKGPIYIYGYNGKLQEIMVMLRERGVNNRFLADEKTLKMAQIASNYYGINLGNASIYNKELVDVDSIIFIHSTRYQNFNKLEGVHVLLTGWELRGVAVKVDENQFNVSFSDHATFKEIIEYIKESNPKRVIIDGSRSQDPWYIAKYLSKVLNLKVDVQPIFS; this is encoded by the coding sequence ATGGATGATGTAGTTATAGAGAAAAGCGGAGCAATATTATTAGGAAAAAATTTTACTATAGATGGATATAGTAATAGATCAATAAGGGTTGTTACACATGCGCATGAAGATCATATGAAGGGGTTAAGGAGAAGTATAAAGGATAGCATTTTTATTGTCGCAACGCCAATAACTCATGAATTCTTAAACATATTAGGTTATCATATACCTAATGAGAAAATAATAAAATTAGATTATGATAAGACCATAGATATAATGGACGAAAAAATTACACTAAAGAAGTCTAGGCATATAGCTGGTAGCGCCCAAGTAGTTGTTGAAACAAATAATGCCATAGTTGGATATACAGGGGATTTTAAATTACCTGGAACTGAGCCTTTAAAAGACTTAGATACATTAGTTGTAGATGCTACTTATGGAAATTTAAAATATCAAAGAGGATGGGCTGATTGGGACGCGCTTGCTGCATTAATGAATTTAATAAATGAATATTCTAATAAAGGGCCTATTTATATATATGGATATAATGGAAAACTTCAAGAAATAATGGTGATGTTAAGAGAAAGGGGGGTAAACAATAGGTTTTTGGCTGATGAAAAGACACTAAAAATGGCACAAATAGCTTCAAACTATTATGGAATCAACTTAGGAAATGCTTCTATATATAATAAAGAATTGGTTGATGTCGACTCCATAATTTTTATTCATTCAACTAGATATCAAAATTTCAATAAACTGGAAGGAGTTCATGTTTTGCTAACTGGATGGGAACTAAGAGGTGTTGCAGTGAAAGTTGATGAGAATCAATTTAATGTTTCATTTAGTGATCATGCAACATTTAAGGAAATAATAGAATATATAAAGGAATCAAACCCAAAAAGAGTTATAATAGATGGGTCTAGAAGTCAAGATCCATGGTATATTGCAAAATATTTATCTAAAGTATTGAATTTGAAAGTTGATGTACAGCCAATATTTAGTTAA
- a CDS encoding ferredoxin family protein: MSSTQVTEKKEEKPMKLEDILQSDIWNVDEDPHIIVDYNKCKNCPDKPCVYLCPAGCYVLSDNGIVFSYEGCVECGTCRVICPMEAITWNYPKSGKGIFYRFT, from the coding sequence ATGAGCTCAACTCAAGTAACTGAGAAGAAAGAGGAAAAACCAATGAAATTGGAAGATATTTTACAAAGCGATATATGGAATGTTGATGAAGATCCACACATAATTGTTGATTATAATAAATGCAAAAACTGTCCAGACAAGCCTTGCGTTTACCTATGCCCAGCAGGGTGTTACGTATTATCAGATAATGGCATAGTATTTAGCTATGAAGGTTGTGTAGAATGCGGAACATGCAGAGTCATTTGCCCGATGGAAGCAATAACTTGGAATTATCCAAAAAGTGGAAAGGGTATTTTCTATAGGTTTACATAA
- the fdhE gene encoding formate dehydrogenase accessory protein FdhE, which yields MNNIEEFVSSIRRYGHLAGFKIDIEIARKIEEIQLNIINDINKMISNLQYDDLNSFVSSLSQQGTLQELIKETSKSLGEEIEKKDADNALKEALEGNMDFKGAKTSLIVLQALSRLYAEKFEEKNGNISNQSPYCPVCGSESKTMIKTNNEYKMVCHFCGYTWKVSDKKIVCPYCGNDEEFSLGIFSDKEGRIGLVFCQKCKSSWRIILDESIKAPSIVLPLIALGGEKFKGALPKDI from the coding sequence TTGAATAATATTGAAGAATTTGTTTCTTCGATAAGAAGGTATGGCCATTTAGCTGGGTTTAAGATAGATATTGAAATAGCAAGAAAAATAGAAGAAATACAGCTCAACATAATTAACGATATAAATAAAATGATTAGCAATTTGCAATATGATGACCTTAATAGCTTTGTCTCATCATTATCACAACAAGGCACATTGCAAGAATTGATAAAAGAAACCTCTAAATCATTGGGGGAAGAGATTGAGAAAAAAGATGCAGACAATGCATTAAAAGAAGCATTAGAAGGAAATATGGATTTTAAAGGAGCTAAGACTTCACTAATAGTTTTACAAGCATTATCAAGACTTTATGCGGAAAAATTTGAGGAAAAAAATGGAAATATATCAAACCAAAGTCCTTATTGCCCAGTATGTGGTTCTGAAAGCAAAACAATGATAAAAACAAATAATGAATATAAAATGGTATGTCACTTTTGTGGCTATACTTGGAAGGTTTCCGATAAAAAAATTGTATGTCCATATTGTGGAAATGATGAAGAATTTAGCCTAGGAATCTTTAGTGATAAAGAGGGAAGGATCGGATTAGTATTCTGTCAAAAATGCAAATCTAGTTGGAGAATTATACTTGATGAATCTATAAAAGCACCATCAATAGTTTTGCCTTTAATAGCATTGGGAGGAGAAAAATTTAAAGGAGCATTACCTAAGGATATCTAA
- a CDS encoding electron transfer flavoprotein subunit alpha/FixB family protein, whose translation MSSEPKKDCNICPEWDCQNVNDFKNVWVVGEVDENGISEPSLQMLTPANKIASKLNTKIVGLLVGYNVKKYAKEFIEYGADEVIVLDDERLSMYSPHIYARTIAELAKKYKPAVIFISATMKGRELGPYVANTLRAGITADCTDFDVDEKTKDVLLIRPPFGAVLLAYIKTPTRRPQIGTARPNVFKLPPRDPNRNGEIIEEKIDYIPKPKARLVSRKLLPINEVPIEKADLIVSGGKGLGNVEGFKLLEELASKMNAAVAGSRKAVDMGWIPHEKQVGQTGKSVKPILYLAVGISGAAQHMFGIREAEVVVAINNDPNAPIFSQADYGIVADYKQVIPALIKEIESLKKQL comes from the coding sequence ATGAGTTCTGAACCTAAAAAAGATTGTAACATATGCCCGGAATGGGATTGCCAAAACGTTAATGATTTCAAAAATGTATGGGTAGTAGGAGAAGTAGATGAAAATGGAATATCTGAGCCTAGTTTACAAATGCTAACTCCAGCAAATAAAATAGCATCAAAATTAAATACCAAAATAGTTGGATTGTTAGTTGGTTATAATGTAAAGAAATATGCAAAAGAGTTTATAGAATATGGAGCTGATGAAGTTATAGTACTAGACGATGAAAGGCTTTCCATGTATTCTCCTCATATCTATGCAAGGACTATAGCTGAGTTAGCCAAAAAATATAAACCTGCTGTTATTTTTATTTCAGCAACAATGAAAGGAAGAGAACTAGGACCTTATGTAGCAAATACTTTAAGAGCAGGAATAACTGCAGACTGTACAGATTTCGATGTCGATGAGAAGACAAAGGATGTACTATTAATAAGACCTCCATTTGGAGCTGTATTGCTAGCTTATATAAAAACACCAACAAGAAGGCCTCAAATAGGAACTGCAAGACCAAATGTTTTCAAATTACCTCCAAGAGATCCTAATAGAAATGGGGAGATCATAGAAGAAAAGATTGATTATATACCAAAACCAAAGGCAAGATTAGTCTCAAGAAAATTATTGCCTATAAATGAAGTTCCAATAGAAAAAGCTGATCTTATAGTAAGTGGAGGAAAAGGTTTAGGAAATGTTGAAGGATTTAAGTTATTAGAAGAATTGGCATCAAAAATGAATGCAGCAGTAGCCGGTAGCAGAAAAGCTGTTGATATGGGATGGATACCACATGAGAAACAGGTAGGCCAAACAGGGAAGTCAGTAAAACCAATATTATACTTAGCTGTAGGAATAAGTGGGGCCGCACAACACATGTTCGGCATTAGAGAGGCTGAGGTTGTTGTAGCAATAAATAATGATCCAAATGCTCCAATATTCTCTCAAGCAGACTATGGAATAGTTGCAGATTATAAACAAGTAATTCCAGCTCTAATAAAAGAAATTGAATCTCTTAAAAAACAATTATAA
- the udp gene encoding uridine phosphorylase has protein sequence MNEKLLSANRPESKDGRQYHINLSYGEVSKYVLLPGDPDRVEIIASFMDSYKIISSRREYKTANGKYKGIDISITSTGIGGPSISIALEELLRAGANTFIRIGTSGALQPFINVGDLIIGTSSFRLDGASNDYVERGYPATANYEIVNALIQAAESLNVRYHVGIIASTDTFYVGQGRPGFNNYLPKNKENIVEDLMKLNVLAFEMESSTLFTLSQIFKARAGCVCSAVANRIKDEFVVNAGIDDASKVALEATKILYEWDGIKEKYNKKWFYPGLIKL, from the coding sequence ATGAATGAAAAGCTATTAAGCGCTAATAGGCCTGAGAGCAAAGATGGCAGACAATACCATATAAATCTTTCTTATGGGGAAGTATCAAAATATGTTCTATTGCCAGGAGATCCTGATAGGGTAGAAATAATAGCATCATTTATGGATTCATATAAAATAATTTCATCGCGTAGAGAATATAAGACAGCAAATGGCAAATATAAGGGAATTGATATTTCTATAACTAGTACTGGAATTGGGGGTCCATCAATTTCAATAGCATTAGAAGAACTTTTGAGAGCAGGTGCAAATACTTTTATTAGGATTGGCACATCTGGTGCTTTACAACCGTTTATAAATGTTGGAGATCTAATAATTGGAACGTCTTCTTTTAGATTAGATGGTGCAAGTAATGATTATGTTGAAAGGGGATATCCTGCAACAGCAAATTATGAAATAGTTAATGCTTTGATACAGGCTGCAGAAAGCTTAAATGTTAGATACCATGTAGGGATCATTGCTAGCACAGACACATTTTATGTAGGTCAAGGAAGGCCTGGATTTAATAATTATTTGCCAAAAAATAAGGAAAACATCGTTGAAGATCTTATGAAATTAAATGTTTTAGCATTTGAAATGGAATCTTCAACCTTATTTACTTTATCTCAAATATTCAAGGCAAGAGCAGGGTGTGTTTGTTCTGCTGTAGCAAATAGAATTAAGGATGAGTTTGTTGTTAATGCAGGAATAGATGATGCATCTAAAGTTGCTTTAGAGGCAACAAAAATTTTATATGAGTGGGATGGAATTAAAGAAAAATATAATAAGAAATGGTTTTATCCGGGCCTAATTAAGCTATAA
- the rimI gene encoding ribosomal protein S18-alanine N-acetyltransferase has translation MKYNSNDFIIRVANEDDIPEVMEVNLRTLPENYWYGFYKFVLDRWGDIFLIAELNGKIIGYIMNRIEDTRDPVLLGKENELSHNKEKKKSFDNIMSSLKNVFSESHKVGHVISIAVLPEYRKKGIGTALLKEAISRMKDNYNAESVYLEVRVSNNDAISLYKKMGFEEVRIIKEYYRDGEDAYVMVKIL, from the coding sequence TTGAAATACAATTCAAACGATTTCATAATAAGGGTAGCAAATGAAGATGATATACCAGAAGTAATGGAAGTAAATCTAAGGACTTTACCTGAAAACTATTGGTATGGTTTTTATAAGTTCGTATTAGATAGATGGGGTGATATATTTCTAATTGCGGAACTAAATGGAAAAATTATAGGGTATATAATGAATAGAATTGAAGATACTAGAGATCCAGTATTATTAGGCAAAGAAAATGAGCTTTCCCATAATAAGGAAAAGAAAAAAAGTTTTGATAACATAATGTCCTCTTTAAAAAATGTTTTTTCCGAATCTCATAAAGTAGGTCATGTAATATCAATAGCTGTTCTTCCGGAATATAGGAAAAAAGGTATTGGAACTGCTTTATTAAAAGAGGCAATCTCTAGGATGAAAGATAATTATAATGCAGAATCTGTTTATTTAGAAGTTAGAGTATCGAATAATGATGCTATAAGTTTATATAAAAAGATGGGATTTGAAGAGGTTAGAATTATAAAAGAATATTATAGGGATGGAGAAGATGCATACGTAATGGTAAAAATATTATAA
- a CDS encoding TIGR04084 family radical SAM/SPASM domain-containing protein, with product MLWLIITTGKCNLKCDYCGGSYPNKFVPWNIKYDIEKLKELILKDNFPTVIFYGGEPLLNYKYIMNVMDNIKKARFGIQTNGLLVKLLPEEYWKRINVALLSIDGREEINDKHRGKGAYNKVINAVKYLKEINPNIETIARMTVTKDSDIYEEVMHLIKLKLFDKIHWQLDVIWDEKWDFNSWAENSYLPGLKKLMEYFLDGLRNGRLIKIIPFLGILSAHYHQGFIGYPCGAGYKSVTVSSDGRILSCPIAVRENWSVLGYVNKGFNLIKDPLPDYCKNCDLKRYCGGRCLYMHMEPYWGKEGFISVDNINKKYIKMVLSIIPEVDNLIKNGIISLDSLYYDPTLDSTEVIP from the coding sequence GTGCTGTGGCTGATAATAACAACCGGTAAATGCAATTTAAAATGTGATTATTGCGGAGGATCTTATCCAAATAAATTTGTACCTTGGAATATAAAATACGATATAGAAAAATTAAAAGAGTTGATTTTAAAGGATAATTTCCCTACTGTTATATTTTATGGAGGAGAACCGTTATTAAATTATAAATATATAATGAATGTTATGGATAACATAAAAAAAGCAAGATTTGGAATACAAACAAATGGTCTTTTAGTTAAACTTTTACCAGAAGAATATTGGAAAAGAATTAATGTTGCATTGTTATCCATAGATGGAAGAGAAGAAATAAATGATAAACATAGAGGAAAAGGGGCCTACAATAAAGTTATTAATGCTGTAAAATACTTAAAGGAAATAAATCCTAATATAGAGACAATTGCTAGAATGACTGTAACAAAGGATTCTGATATATATGAGGAGGTTATGCATTTAATAAAACTAAAATTATTTGATAAAATACATTGGCAGCTTGATGTAATATGGGATGAAAAATGGGACTTTAATTCATGGGCTGAGAACAGCTATCTTCCTGGTCTTAAGAAATTAATGGAATATTTTTTAGATGGTTTAAGAAATGGAAGATTGATAAAAATTATTCCTTTTCTTGGTATATTAAGCGCTCATTATCATCAAGGATTTATAGGATATCCATGTGGGGCTGGATATAAATCTGTAACAGTTTCTAGTGATGGAAGAATTTTATCATGTCCAATAGCTGTAAGAGAAAATTGGTCGGTTCTTGGTTATGTAAATAAAGGTTTTAATTTAATAAAAGACCCCTTGCCTGATTATTGTAAAAATTGTGATTTAAAAAGGTATTGCGGCGGTAGATGTTTATACATGCATATGGAACCTTATTGGGGCAAAGAAGGATTTATAAGCGTTGATAATATTAATAAAAAATACATTAAAATGGTTTTATCAATAATACCTGAGGTAGATAATTTGATTAAAAATGGTATTATAAGTTTAGATAGCCTATATTATGACCCAACTCTTGATTCAACAGAAGTAATCCCATAG
- a CDS encoding FAD-dependent oxidoreductase — translation MNDLPDIPTKFDVIIVGAGPSGSAAAYILAKKGFKVLLIERGRGLGDKNLYGGRVYAPPIREVWPELDKEAPIQRWVTKERISMVQGEKVITVEYKAEKKISFVSYLTQLTQWMSKKAEDAGALFVTEVTIDEIVMKDGKAVGVRSGPDFIEADVVIDAEGVNRLLLERLGIVERLKPDNIALGVKEILKTGASNIESSFNVGPNEGVAWVIMGDITKGVPGGGFIYTNKDSISMGLVFHLKHAINFIENGQLDEHVSKLIEDFRFHPYFRPYWKDAIISEYGAHLTIEGATHFMPNKFAYPGLLIVGDAAGLLLSTGYTFRGVDYAVYSGKLAAEAVEYARNNGGFTYENLEIYDKNIRRSFMYNELFKHRGAEMLMNSPLMSKYPSILMKVMEKMFEGEFTQETIYDALMQALKEEKVGPFDLISQAFGMVKTL, via the coding sequence GTGAATGATTTGCCTGATATACCTACTAAGTTTGATGTTATTATAGTTGGAGCTGGGCCATCGGGGTCTGCGGCTGCGTACATACTAGCAAAAAAAGGGTTTAAAGTTCTTCTTATAGAAAGAGGCAGGGGATTAGGAGACAAAAATCTTTATGGAGGAAGAGTCTATGCACCTCCAATAAGAGAGGTATGGCCAGAACTAGATAAAGAAGCACCAATACAAAGATGGGTAACAAAAGAAAGAATAAGTATGGTTCAAGGTGAAAAAGTCATAACTGTTGAATATAAGGCTGAGAAGAAGATCAGCTTTGTTTCGTATTTAACACAATTAACTCAATGGATGTCAAAAAAGGCTGAGGATGCCGGCGCTTTATTTGTAACTGAAGTTACAATAGATGAAATAGTAATGAAAGATGGAAAAGCTGTTGGAGTGAGAAGCGGTCCGGATTTTATTGAGGCTGATGTAGTAATTGATGCCGAAGGTGTTAATAGACTTTTATTAGAAAGGTTAGGGATTGTTGAAAGATTAAAACCTGATAACATAGCCTTAGGAGTTAAGGAGATTCTAAAAACAGGGGCAAGCAATATAGAATCGAGTTTTAATGTTGGCCCAAATGAAGGGGTTGCATGGGTTATTATGGGAGATATAACTAAAGGAGTTCCAGGTGGAGGATTTATATATACAAACAAAGATTCAATTAGTATGGGGCTTGTATTCCATTTAAAACATGCCATAAACTTTATTGAAAATGGGCAATTAGATGAGCATGTTTCTAAACTAATCGAAGACTTTAGATTCCATCCATATTTTAGACCTTATTGGAAGGATGCAATAATATCAGAATATGGAGCGCATTTAACTATTGAAGGAGCGACACATTTTATGCCAAATAAATTCGCATATCCAGGCTTATTAATTGTAGGCGATGCAGCAGGCCTTCTATTATCTACTGGTTATACGTTTAGAGGAGTAGATTATGCAGTTTACAGTGGAAAACTTGCGGCAGAAGCTGTAGAATATGCTAGAAATAATGGAGGCTTTACATATGAAAACCTAGAGATATATGATAAAAACATCAGAAGAAGCTTTATGTATAATGAGTTGTTTAAGCATAGGGGGGCTGAGATGTTAATGAATAGCCCATTAATGTCAAAGTATCCATCAATACTAATGAAGGTTATGGAAAAAATGTTTGAAGGGGAGTTTACACAAGAAACTATATATGATGCCTTAATGCAGGCATTAAAGGAAGAGAAAGTAGGACCTTTTGATTTAATTTCTCAAGCTTTTGGGATGGTGAAAACTCTATGA
- a CDS encoding NAD-binding protein yields the protein MSKNAIIGGVGFVGVNIAEELSKDSNVVIVTRKSSIEKRPNITKRLKELGAEFIVLDKIDYNGLKNLDADNFIYTIGIISGNLKEMMVAHVNILEDVIKVAKEISSRVIYI from the coding sequence ATGAGCAAAAATGCTATAATAGGGGGCGTTGGTTTTGTTGGAGTAAACATCGCAGAAGAATTATCTAAAGATAGTAATGTGGTTATTGTTACCAGAAAATCTTCAATAGAAAAGAGGCCTAATATAACTAAAAGATTAAAAGAATTGGGGGCAGAATTCATTGTTTTAGATAAAATTGATTATAATGGTTTAAAGAATCTAGATGCAGATAATTTTATTTACACAATAGGAATAATTTCAGGGAATCTAAAAGAAATGATGGTTGCCCATGTAAATATTTTAGAAGATGTAATTAAGGTCGCTAAAGAAATATCATCAAGAGTTATATATATATAA
- a CDS encoding electron transfer flavoprotein subunit beta/FixA family protein, producing the protein MRIVVGMKWVPGTTSVRIDPKTGTLIREGVPSIVNPHDMPAVELALQLKDAYGGEVIALTMSPPPAIRGLEYLIGMGVDRAILVSDRVYAGADTLATSYVLAKAIEKIDKEIGKVDLAIFGQETIDSSTAHIGAQTASWLDWPYIYYAHSVKLIDNNKVLVERVLENAIEDWEVEMPAVIGTHMKALKPRPVRLINKIRYKVEKPIVTWTNNEMKLDPRCTGLKGSPTIVAKTVDVPEVPRKKIVYKPKDGEDAAKWLIKTLLEDEKASKAIIKALKEGGGK; encoded by the coding sequence GTGAGAATTGTAGTCGGTATGAAATGGGTTCCTGGAACAACATCAGTTAGGATTGATCCTAAGACAGGTACATTAATTAGAGAAGGCGTACCTAGCATAGTTAATCCTCATGACATGCCAGCAGTAGAATTGGCACTTCAATTAAAAGATGCGTATGGAGGGGAAGTAATAGCATTAACAATGTCTCCTCCTCCAGCCATTAGAGGATTAGAATATTTAATTGGAATGGGAGTAGATAGAGCTATTTTGGTCTCAGATAGAGTCTATGCGGGTGCGGATACATTAGCAACGAGCTATGTATTAGCAAAAGCAATAGAAAAAATTGATAAAGAAATAGGTAAAGTAGATTTAGCAATATTTGGTCAAGAAACAATAGATTCAAGTACTGCACATATAGGTGCACAAACAGCGAGTTGGCTAGATTGGCCTTATATTTATTATGCCCATAGCGTCAAATTGATTGATAACAACAAGGTTTTGGTAGAAAGAGTATTAGAAAATGCCATTGAAGATTGGGAAGTAGAAATGCCTGCAGTTATTGGGACACATATGAAAGCTTTGAAGCCTAGACCCGTTAGACTTATAAATAAAATACGCTATAAGGTTGAGAAGCCAATTGTAACATGGACAAATAATGAAATGAAGCTAGATCCCAGATGCACAGGATTAAAAGGCTCACCAACAATAGTAGCTAAAACAGTTGATGTTCCGGAGGTTCCAAGGAAAAAGATAGTTTACAAACCAAAAGATGGTGAAGATGCAGCAAAATGGCTAATAAAAACACTACTTGAAGATGAAAAAGCTTCTAAGGCTATAATTAAAGCGTTAAAAGAGGGGGGTGGCAAATAA